In a single window of the Micromonospora inositola genome:
- a CDS encoding choice-of-anchor J domain-containing protein, giving the protein MARSRIAGAAAIALVLPLLGVLPASAAAAAPAQPAAAKKDGPSDVRELTRKDFTLDGHKVQTPARYQPRAQARSETMAAAATPPVGTVRQWLGLDDFQGRYYRKNYTLRAVGNNIEVWVANDIAFPAGDCRTQIPSSTQITDAQVTNLVNEFDNNMYPKETAAFSTPPDRDGSNARLGPDASGNGGVYTGGGNKTVTLVDNVRDDNYYTFPAAPTYIAGFFSAALNEYFDRNVMTIDAFDWLHRTGANPPNEPTGDLCTSRPARPHLYEGTFAHEWQHLAHYYTDPFETSWVNEGLSDFAQTLVGYVDTTATVFDRGADSHLYCYQGFGTVQTPFNTNPRDCGGPENSLTLWGESPNPNAVLADYGNAYSFMQFLHDRYGTDIISRLHNDGELQGLASLDAALKAEGATNMYQVIHDYQTMTLVDKIVGERHGVMLGVSKSRVTTPSLRSTVNLANPAANATPGAAPNGADYVPLQDAKGQVLRGRDLRSLSFQGAKTLPPLPLEWTVVSNDPDRSGNPVLWSGNDSNTDAGAVTSVAVPTADPTLRFLAKYGAEVGFDYGYVTVSTDGGATYTAIPGDKTVDGPLGPAVNGTTDGFEAHSYDLSAYAGKTVLLGFRYVSDGGVNEGGWLIDDITIGGTTISDGSSLAPFDSPTEIRPISVKNWNLRLIGIDERHSSARQVEFDGRSGLTLSREQLALLSPFEKVVAVVAYDEPTEQVNQYAPYTLKVNGVVQPGGGGA; this is encoded by the coding sequence ATGGCACGCAGCCGCATCGCCGGGGCAGCAGCCATCGCACTCGTCCTACCACTCCTGGGCGTCCTTCCCGCGTCAGCCGCGGCGGCCGCCCCCGCCCAACCGGCCGCCGCGAAGAAGGATGGGCCCAGCGACGTCCGAGAGCTCACCCGCAAGGACTTCACGCTGGACGGCCACAAGGTCCAGACGCCCGCCCGATACCAGCCGCGCGCGCAGGCGCGTTCGGAAACCATGGCAGCAGCGGCGACTCCGCCCGTTGGCACAGTCCGTCAGTGGCTCGGGCTCGACGACTTCCAGGGCCGGTACTACCGCAAGAACTACACGCTGCGGGCAGTTGGCAACAACATCGAGGTGTGGGTCGCCAACGACATCGCTTTCCCGGCCGGCGACTGCCGGACCCAGATCCCCTCGTCGACGCAGATCACCGACGCGCAGGTCACGAACCTCGTCAACGAGTTCGACAACAACATGTATCCGAAGGAGACGGCGGCGTTCAGCACGCCACCGGACCGCGACGGCAGCAACGCCCGGCTCGGGCCGGACGCCAGCGGCAACGGCGGCGTCTACACCGGCGGTGGCAACAAGACCGTCACCCTCGTCGACAACGTCCGGGACGACAACTACTACACGTTCCCGGCCGCGCCGACCTACATCGCCGGGTTCTTCTCGGCCGCGCTCAACGAGTATTTCGACCGCAACGTCATGACCATCGACGCGTTCGACTGGCTGCACCGTACTGGTGCCAACCCGCCGAACGAGCCGACCGGCGACCTGTGCACCAGCCGCCCCGCCCGCCCGCACCTCTACGAGGGGACCTTCGCCCACGAGTGGCAGCACCTGGCGCACTACTACACCGACCCCTTCGAGACGAGCTGGGTCAACGAGGGTCTGTCCGACTTCGCCCAGACGCTGGTCGGCTACGTCGACACCACGGCGACCGTCTTCGACCGGGGAGCCGACAGCCACCTCTACTGCTACCAGGGCTTCGGCACGGTGCAGACGCCGTTCAACACCAACCCGCGGGACTGCGGCGGCCCGGAGAACTCGCTAACGCTCTGGGGCGAGAGCCCCAACCCGAACGCGGTGCTCGCCGACTACGGCAACGCGTACTCGTTCATGCAGTTCCTCCACGACCGGTACGGCACGGACATCATCTCCCGCCTGCACAACGACGGTGAGCTGCAGGGTCTGGCCAGCCTGGACGCGGCGCTGAAGGCCGAGGGCGCCACGAACATGTACCAGGTCATCCACGACTACCAGACGATGACGCTGGTCGACAAGATCGTCGGGGAGCGCCACGGGGTCATGCTCGGCGTATCGAAGAGCCGGGTGACCACGCCGAGCCTGCGGTCCACGGTCAACCTGGCCAACCCGGCCGCCAACGCCACCCCGGGCGCGGCACCGAACGGTGCCGACTACGTACCGCTGCAGGACGCCAAGGGGCAGGTCCTGCGCGGCCGCGACCTGCGGTCGCTGTCGTTCCAGGGCGCCAAGACCCTGCCGCCGCTCCCGCTGGAGTGGACCGTCGTGTCGAACGATCCGGACCGGTCCGGGAACCCCGTCCTCTGGTCCGGAAACGACAGCAACACGGACGCGGGGGCGGTCACGTCGGTCGCCGTGCCGACCGCCGACCCGACGCTGCGCTTCCTCGCCAAGTACGGCGCGGAGGTTGGCTTCGACTACGGCTACGTCACCGTCTCCACCGACGGCGGCGCGACCTACACCGCCATCCCCGGCGACAAGACGGTCGACGGGCCGCTCGGCCCGGCGGTCAACGGTACGACCGACGGGTTCGAGGCACACTCGTACGACCTGTCCGCGTACGCCGGAAAGACCGTCCTGCTCGGCTTCCGCTATGTCAGCGACGGCGGCGTCAACGAGGGCGGGTGGCTGATCGACGACATCACCATCGGCGGCACGACGATCAGCGACGGGAGCAGTCTCGCGCCGTTCGATTCGCCGACCGAGATCAGGCCGATCAGTGTCAAGAACTGGAACCTGCGGCTGATCGGCATCGACGAGCGGCACTCGTCCGCACGGCAGGTGGAGTTCGACGGCAGGTCCGGCCTGACGCTCAGCCGAGAGCAGTTGGCCCTGCTCAGCCCGTTCGAGAAGGTCGTCGCCGTGGTCGCCTACGACGAGCCGACCGAGCAGGTCAACCAGTACGCGCCCTACACCTTGAAGGTCAACGGAGTCGTCCAGCCCGGTGGCGGCGGCGCCTGA
- a CDS encoding TetR/AcrR family transcriptional regulator has product MTPARTDHDSRRQDVSEAVWQVLAEHGFGGLTMRAVAAALGSSTGLVTHYFAGKRELIAHALDILEVRTAQRPRQAAPAPGRAALRTQMLNILPLTPDAAAMNRIWVGSWDVALSDPDLFAAQSLRYERIRVGLRTSIEDAQRLGELPDGDSGRLATTVLAFTHGLVVQALFDPERLPAATQTRLVDDFLAALTR; this is encoded by the coding sequence ATGACCCCGGCACGTACCGACCATGACTCCCGGCGCCAGGACGTCTCGGAGGCGGTATGGCAGGTCCTGGCCGAGCACGGCTTCGGCGGCCTCACCATGCGCGCCGTTGCGGCGGCCCTGGGCTCCTCGACCGGACTGGTCACCCACTACTTCGCGGGCAAGCGCGAACTGATCGCCCACGCCCTCGACATCCTCGAGGTACGCACCGCGCAGCGCCCCCGGCAGGCCGCTCCCGCACCTGGACGGGCGGCGCTGCGCACGCAGATGCTCAACATCCTCCCGCTGACCCCCGATGCAGCGGCGATGAACCGGATCTGGGTCGGCTCCTGGGACGTCGCCCTGTCCGACCCTGACCTGTTTGCCGCCCAGAGCCTTCGCTACGAGCGCATCCGGGTGGGCCTGCGCACCTCCATCGAGGACGCCCAACGGCTGGGCGAGCTTCCCGACGGTGACTCGGGCCGGCTCGCGACGACCGTGCTGGCGTTCACCCACGGCCTGGTGGTTCAGGCGCTGTTCGACCCCGAGCGGCTACCGGCCGCGACACAAACCCGGCTCGTCGACGACTTCCTCGCAGCTCTCACCCGCTGA